The DNA region GGCATCGTGTTTCAAAACCGGTATAATGCGGCATCGCAAAAAATCCGGGAGGTGATCGATTCCGGCGCATTGGGCAAGCTGCTCGGCATGAAGGGAATCGTCACCTGGAACCGGGGCCGCGATTATTATGCCGGCAGCCCATGGCGGGGACGCTGGGAAACCGAAGGCGGCGGCGTGCTGATCAATCAGGCCATCCACACGCTTGATTTGCTGCAGTGGTTCGGCGGCGCCATCGCCTCCGTCCAGGGCAGCGTCACGACGGACGCCCTCGCCGATGCGATCGAGGTGGAAGACACCGCGCATGCCGGCATCGCCTTCAAAAACGGGGCTTGGGCTATTTTTTACGCAACCAATGCTTTCGTCGCCAATTCCCCTGTTGAACTGGAGCTCGTCTTTGAAACAGGAGCGCTCCACCAGCGGGATAACCGCCTTTATTTGAGGCAAAACGGCGCGGAAACCCGCCTGGATGAGCCTGCTTCGGGCCAAAACGCGAGTATCGTTCCAGGGAAGGCGTATTGGGGCGGCAGCCATGAGCTGCTGATTTCCGATTTTTACGATCATGTCCGGGAAGGACGCAAATTTGGGATTGATGGAACGGAAGGGATTAAAACGCTGCGGATGATCTCGGAGCTGTATCGTTCATCGCAAACGCGCCGTTCGAGATAAGCGGGAGCGGATGAAAGGGCTTGCCGCCGGAATGCCGGGCACTCCGGCAGCGATGGATTATTTGCGGAACAAATAAAAAACGCCGTCCTGGAATGAGGTGAGAAGCGCTGCATATGACCATCCAATTACAGCAGTCTTCTCATCTTCATCAGGATCGGCGTGAGTAGGGACCCGCGTTTCTTTTCGCGCGGAACCTCATTCCGCATCGACTTGGCCCGCTCTTTGGCCTGCTCTTTGGCTAGCCGCCGCATCTGCTCAGCTAACCTGCACCTCTCCATCTCCATCTGAAGATCACGGATATGTTGTTTGGCAATATCCAGGTTGTTGATGTTCATTCATTTCATCTCCATTCTTTATGACTCCGGGCGGCCTGCACCAATGCTCCGGTTTGGCATTCCGCTTTGTCGCCCTTTCTCATCATAAAGCTCCCAATGCGGTAATGCCAGGTACAAAACGGCTTTATTTCTTTTTTCCAGAGACGCCAAAAACCGGCCTCTCGTTTATTCGGAGAGGTCGGCTTTAGCATTTTGCTTGCGCCGGGTTAGGAGATTCCCTTCACCAGTTGGCCAAGGGCTTCTTGAATAGGCTTTAGCGGGCGGCCGAGCACTTTTTCGAAATCGTTGCTTTCAACTTCCAAAGTGCCTTCGCGAATGCCTTGTTGAATCCCTACCAGCATCGGGATTACGAAGTCGGGCACGCCGGCGGCTTTCATGATGTCCGCGTAAGCGGCGTCGTCCACTTGCTGCACTTGCACATCCTTACCCAACACAGCGCCTAGCGCGGAAGCCAGTTCTTCCTGGGTCAACAGCTTGCCGGAGAGCTCGTAGATCGTATTTTCGTGACCGTCTCCCGTCAATACCGCCGCCGCCGCTTCCGCGTATTCTTGTTGAAGCGCCCAGCCTACCTTGCCGTTTCCTGCCGAAGTCACCCAAGGGGCCCCGGACAAAACAGCCTGAATGGTCGAAGTTTCATTTTCCAGGTACCAGTTGTTGCGCAGGAAAGAATAAGGAATTCCCGTTTTCAAAATTGCTTCTTCGGTTGCCTTATGCGTTGGAGCCAGCATGTTTTTGCTTGCTTGGGCATTGGCGATGCTCGTATAAGCAATAAATTTGACCCCGGCGCGCTCGGCGGCCGTTACGGCAGTTTGGTGCTGCCGGATTCTTGTTTCATTGTCGCCATCCGCAGAAATGAGCAGTAAACGTTCAACGCCTTTAAAGGCCGCTTCCAACGTTTCCGGACGGTCAAAATCGCCCTGCCGCACCTCTACGCCCCGCGCCTTAAGCCCTTCCGCTTTCTCCGGGTTGCGCACGCTGACCGCCAGATCGCTGGCCGGTACGGACTTAAGCAGCGTCTCAACCACTTTCGTTCCCAGTTTTCCCGTTGCGCCAGTCACTAAAATTTTCATCGGCTTTTCCTCCATTAAATTGGTGTAGTTCATTTCGTTATAACACATTCGGTTACAACGAATGTATAAATAAAAGCTCTTATGTGAGCTTTTATTGAAACTTTTCGATAATCTGGCCCAGCGTCGTTTGCGCCAGCCTATATTCCATCGCCAATTGGGCGTCCTTCAATTCCGCTTGCAGGACGTTTTCGATATTCCGTCCCACGAGACAAGCAATATTGGAATTTTCATGAATGCGGAACAACTGGTTCTCCTCCGCCACATTCACGGCCCGATATACATCCAGGAGCGTGATCCGGTCCGGTTCCTTGAGCAAAGCGGCTCCTCCCACCCCTGGCCGCACCTCCACCAATCCCGCTTTTTTCAGCATTCCCATAATTCTCCGGATGATCACGGGATTTGTGTTCACGCTGCCGGCGATAAAATCCCCGGTGCAATCCGGCGTGACCGCAATGAGGGAAAGGGTGTGCACGGCAATCGAAAAGCGCGTACTGATCTGCTTCATAGGGTATCACCACCGTTGTAACCAGTATAGTTACAAACATTCATTTTGTCAACTTCCTCAAACTCACACTGCAATATGCCGTGCTGACGCTTTGGGCTGTTAAAGCATTACCGCCGCGCTCACTTATAAGGGTAGAACGGGAGCAAAAATAACAACCGCTTTTTTGGGATTTTTTTGCCCCATCCCCTTTGGCGAAAAAAAGCCGGCAATAGTGCCGGTTTTTAGCAGAGCGTACGCTTCAGGAACTTTTCATCATCCGGGACATCTCCTTGATCATTTTCCGCTTCCATTTGTTCACTCCTTGTTGCGTCATATTCAGCTCGCGGGCAACTTCCCCTTCTGTCTTGTCCTGCAGATATATTTTGTAGATGATCTCTTTTCCCGTGTCGGAGGGAAGTGCGTTAATCAACTGTTTCACAACGATTTTGTCATCAGAAGACGAGGTGAAGCAAGTTTCCGACGGTTCGAATCCGTTGAACGAACATTCCCGCTTCCTTACCAATTTGGCTCTGTACTGAATCCTCCAAGCGATTCGATAAACTTCTTTCCGATATTGCTCGTACACGGTTGGCTGTTCTTTCATAACTACTTCCCCCTTTCATCCAACTTCTACTTATAGGGAAATCCAGAGGGGCGATTCACAACCAAAAATGCTTAGGTAATTAGTATCATTTCATTTTTTTCTAATTACTGGTTGTAATTATGGTCATTTGATTATGGAGGAATTGAAGAAAGTTTAAAGAAAATATATAGGATGGCTAGTCCGAAAAAAAGGTTGGAAAGGGGTACAACATGCATTTCCATCTGAATGAAGCGATTGAGGTTCTGGAGCGTACGCCGCAGGCGCTGGAGCAGTTCTTATCCGGCTTGTCCGAAGCATGGCTCCGGTGCAATGAAGGCGAGGGAACCTGGAGTGTCTCGGAAGTGATCGATCACCTGATCGAGGGGGAAAAAAGCAATTGGCTGCCGCGGCTTAAGTCGATACTCCAGGACGATAACAGCACCCCGTTCCCTCCTTTCGACCGGGACGCACATTTGAAAAATAAACCGGAAACATCCATCGAACATCGGCTACGGGAATTCAAAGAACTCCGAACGCAACACATCGTTAAAATCAAAGAGCTCGTCGACCCAGCTTCGCATCTTGAACGAACAGGTTTACATCCGGCGTTTGGTGAAGTCAAGTTAAGGGAACTGCTGTCCACGTGGGTAGTGCACGATTTGACACACCTTGCCCAAATCGCCAGAGTCATGGCCAACAGATACAGGGCCGACGTCGGGCCTTGGGTGGAGTATTTGGGGATATTGAATAGGTAATCGAAAAATGCAGAAAAGCGGCAAGCCATGCCGCTTTGAATATTGTTTGGCCTAGTAAAAAAGAAATGCCCGCCTGGTTGTTCGTCCGGTTAGCGGGCCCGTTTTTCTTTAGCATTATATAAGTTTTGTTGGCAATAGCTTACAGAAAATCCCTTTAAGAAAATCGTACGCTATTAAATAACTACCAAATTAAGGGGTTTTAACTGTGGAAAATCATAATAAACCAAAAGAACTCCTCGCTTTTGGAAGAGTCCTTCGAGAACTTCGAAAAGAAAATCAAATGACGCAATATCAATTGAGCTTGTATTCACGTGTTGATCGATCATATATAAGTGAGTTAGAAAATGGAGAGAAGGCCCCGTCCCTACTTACCATTATTTCTTTGACTAGGGCACTTCACATTAGCCTTGCTGTTTTTTTTGAAAGATTTGAAGATAAAATGAAGCTATAAATTGATTCTGATTCATCATAATTCAAAATCGCTCACTCACTACTAAGTACGATAGCCCGTTTACCATTATTTTATTATTATTCAAAACAATCCCACCAAAACTTCAAAGTACCTCCTTCGCCTGTTCATTTGTATTTTTGGGTTTACAGAAAGCTTAATTACTATTCTAATTTTGTTTAATTAGCCTAATTACAATACGATTGATTGCATTTGTTCTGATCGCGTTCTGTTACTTTTATATCCCCCTACGTTCAGATAAAACCCTGGTTTTTTGCAGCTCAAAATCCTTGTTATATCAGCATTTTTTGCCCAGAGGATTTGCTCGTTTTGCATTGAACCACCAATTTGGAAAATACACATCTTCCAAAAAAGCCCCTCAACCTATGAGGTGCAAGGCTTCCAGGCGATTCGACAAATTTTTCGACCGCTGCACTTTATCTAGAAGTGTCGTACCTTCAACTGAATGCACTTCAAATGAACAGTTTACGTGCAAGACCAATTCTCTACAATAATCTCTTTCACTATAGCCTGGGATTCTCTACTTGTACAGATCATAGGGAGCTTTATCTTCCACTATTCCCTACAGTTCAGCGAGGCAGCGTGTTAACTTCGCTTATATAATCTCACCTTCAAACACCGAATTTCACTTCAAATCCAAGCATTCTGAAAATTACTCAAAAAACCATGCCCATCTCCAATTGGTCTACTACCAAGCCATAGAGGTTTCATCTCACCAATGACGCGCTTGATCAGCTTATAAGCTTCAAATCAAGTTAAATTACACTAAAATTCACTTGGCTTAAAATTTACGTCCCAAAAGATTCATTAACGATTGAAACCGTGATGATTAAGATGCTAAGCCGGATCTTATTTTCGAGTAATTATCTGGAATCTGCACAAACTTACAGATGGCCTCAAAGTCTTGCCCCTCCCATATACCCGGGTTTAAGATGAAATCACCATATTTCTGTTTATTTTGGCAAACAAGTTTGTAAAAATGTCGCATTTATAATTGAACATCCTTAAGCTATTTTGATAAAATTAATTATCAAACTAATTATGATGATTTTGATTTATCACTCAAAATAATTACTTTCCAAAAGTATCATAAGATTCGAAATAGGGGGTAGTTAAATGCCTGAAAAAAACGCAATGAACGAATTGTTATTAGAAATTGCCAAAGATCTAAAAGAAATCAAATCCCAAATTTCAAAAGGCTTCGATCAGATTGATCAACGATTTAATCAGATCGAAAAACAATTCAATCAAATCGAAACAAGAACAACTAGATTAGAAAGTGATATGTACCAATATAAATTTGAAGTCCGCGAGTAGCGGACTCTTTTTTAATTGGCCTCATGGAAAAATGTTTTAATCTAAATCTAGTCTTAATCTAAGATTTTACTTTTGAAATGCTATGTCCTGATATGTATCTGAGAAAATAGGGCAGTCATAATCCAATTTCGCGTATGTTGACACTACGACAATCCACTACATAAGCTAAAATGGCCGTACTCTTATATCCTACTACGTTCTGATAAAACCTCCCGGCGTCGGACGGTTTCATAACCTTCTCCGTTCTTTATCCCACTACGTTCAAATCCCCCCCATGCGTGAGGTGTACACGTAAACAAAACATTACTTTATATCCCACTACATTCAAATAAAACCCTCATTTTTTGCAGCCACAAAACCTTGTTGTATCAGCCTTTTCAGGTTAGGCTATCTATTCATTTTGCATTGAACCGCGAGTCCTGTAAATAGAGTCTTCTTAAAATTCACTCTTAGCCCTTACGGTATAAAGGATGCAGGCGATTCGGCAAATTTTTCGTCTAATGCATATTAGAAGTAATCGCACCTTAGTCATATCTCTTTTATACTGCCTTTAGTTTTCAATAATCCTACCCCATACTTTCAATGAACATCTCTTCTTAAAGCATTCGGCGCAATTCCCTGGTCTTTCCTCCAAATATTCACAAGCATATATTTTGTTCATTTTGTGCCTTCCCCACCCAAAAATAAAAGACCGGCATCCTCCGGTCCTTACAATAAACTGATTATGAGATTTCTTCCAGATCGTATTTTTTGATTTTATTGTAAAGGGTGGCCAGGGAGACGCCGAGCATTTGCGCGGCTTGTTTGCGGCCTTCTAAAGTATTGTCCGTCCGCTTCAGCGCTTGGGCGATTCCTGCGCGTTCCGCTTGCTCGACCGCTTCTTTCAAACTTCCGCCGCCTTGACTGGCCGGCCGCCGCTCCGCGTGCTCCTGGCGGATGTAATCCGGCAGGTCGCGCGGCGTGATCATGTTCCCTTCGGCCATGCAAACGGCGTAGTCGATCACGTTTTTGAGCTGGCGAACGTTGCCGGGCCAGTGATACCGGGCGAAAATATCCATCACCTCCGGCTCGACGACGTACGCTTCGGCATCCTCGCCGTTGGCCCGCGCCTCGTGCTTCAGCATGGAATCCACAATCGCTTCGATATCGCGGTGCCTGGCGCGCAGCGGCGGCAATTGCAGCATAAAGGCGTTAAGCCGGTAAAAAAGATCCTCCCGGAACCGCCCCTTCTCCACCATCTGGGCCAAATCCTTGTTAGCCGCGGCGATCACCCGCACATCCACCTCCAGCTCATTAACGCCGCCCACCCGGCGGATGGCCGATTCCTGCAGCACCCGCAGCAGCTTGGCTTGGATATCGTAAGGCAGCTCCGAAATTTCATCCAGAAAAAGCGTGCCTTGATGCGCCAGCTCAAACAGGCCAAGCTTCCCCCCGCGTTTGGCGTTCGTAAAAGCGCCCTCCTCATAGCCGAACAGCTCGCTTTCCAGCAGCGCTTCGGGGATCGCGGCGCAGTTGACGGCCACGAACGGCTTATCGCTCCGGCCGCTCTCATTGTGAATCGCCTGAGCCAGCAGCTCCTTGCCGGTCCCGCTCTCCCCGTAAATCACGACCGAAATCGCGGACCGGGCCACCTTTTTCGCCTTGGCGATCACCGCTTTCAGGTCACCTTCCGCGCCGATGATATGCTCGAAGCTGTATTTGGCTTTGCTCAAGCTGTTCATGCCTTGCTGCAGCCGTTTGAGTTCCTTGCTGTTCTTTTCCAGTTTCTTCACCAGCTCATGGACCTCGACGGCGCCTTTGCAGATCGATACCGCTCCTTCCACCCGGCCGCCCAAAACGATCGGAGCCATATCGACGACGTACTCGACATTCCGCTCCTTCCGCCGCAATCCGACCACGACCTTATTCTGTTTCATCACCTCCACCAGCTGCGCGTTAGGGCGAACCGACAACAGCGGCTTGCCGACGATCTCCGCTTCGGTCACCCCGGTGATCCGGGTATACTCGGGATTGATGAACAGTACGACGCCTTCTTTGTCAATGACGAGCAGCCCATCCTGAATTGAACGGAGCAACGCGAAAAAGTAATCAGCCAACGAACCGGACGGCAGCTGCAGCAGTTCTCTTTTATTCCACATAACGCCTCCTTGAATACGGTTTCATCCTATTTTAAAAAAAGAAAGAAGCGCGATCAATGCGCAAACCGCGCTTCTTTTGCCGTCATACACACGGCACAGCATGCTTCTTTACTGCCACCTGCATAGCACACAATTCTAATCCAGCTCGATCTCCAGCTCCAAAAACGCCGAGGAAAGGCTTTTGCCATGCATATCGATCGCCAGCGAACGGGTAACTCCGCCGCCCAACGCCTTGGACATGACAAAGTTCAAAGCATGCAAACGGGGCAGCTCATAGCGTACCACGTTCCCCTGGACAATATCGCCGAAAAACTCCCGCACCTTCTCCGCGGTGACCTGCGCCTTTACGGCTTCATAATCGGCTTCCTTGTACACGATCAGCGAAATGTTGGAGATATCGCCTTTGTCGCCTGTCCGGGAATGGGCAATTTCACGCAGCTTCATCCTCTACACCTCCTCGTAAAATACGGCAATCTCAATATCATCGGCCGGCACCAACACGGACGCAATCGAGACAATCTCTTTGACGCCCGCCCGGGCTCCCCCGCCGCCGGCCGGCCCGTTGGTGTACAGCGCCTCCACTTCATTGCCGATCAAGGCCGCATGCTTGCGTTCGAGCGTTCTTCCCGCCACCCGCAGGCGGACTTCGCTTAGTCCGTTAAAATCAGCATTAATCATACGGGAAATTTTATTTCCGTACAATGAATTTACTCCGATGTAATCCACACGCAGCTCCTGGATCGGCACCTGCAGCAGCTCCAGCCGTTTGGCTACGATTTCTCCGGCCAGCTTGGCCCGTTCGTAAGCCCCGCTGCCGCCGTAGCTCATCTCGCCTTCGCCGATATAACAATCTTGATATCCCACGCTCGTCTTATAAAAGCCCGTCTTGGCTTTTCCCTTGGCCCCCGTCACTCTAACCTGGTTTAATCCGATTTCTTCAACGGTCAGCTCCGTAAAATCGGCCACCACATCAGGGGTCAGATAATTGGCCGGGTCGTGAATTTCGTACAGCA from Paenibacillus macerans includes:
- a CDS encoding sigma-54 interaction domain-containing protein encodes the protein MWNKRELLQLPSGSLADYFFALLRSIQDGLLVIDKEGVVLFINPEYTRITGVTEAEIVGKPLLSVRPNAQLVEVMKQNKVVVGLRRKERNVEYVVDMAPIVLGGRVEGAVSICKGAVEVHELVKKLEKNSKELKRLQQGMNSLSKAKYSFEHIIGAEGDLKAVIAKAKKVARSAISVVIYGESGTGKELLAQAIHNESGRSDKPFVAVNCAAIPEALLESELFGYEEGAFTNAKRGGKLGLFELAHQGTLFLDEISELPYDIQAKLLRVLQESAIRRVGGVNELEVDVRVIAAANKDLAQMVEKGRFREDLFYRLNAFMLQLPPLRARHRDIEAIVDSMLKHEARANGEDAEAYVVEPEVMDIFARYHWPGNVRQLKNVIDYAVCMAEGNMITPRDLPDYIRQEHAERRPASQGGGSLKEAVEQAERAGIAQALKRTDNTLEGRKQAAQMLGVSLATLYNKIKKYDLEEIS
- a CDS encoding Gfo/Idh/MocA family protein, encoding MREQTGAAIVGCGTIFPVHAGAVSRMKTASLKLVVDTDRSKAEQAAAEYGCEAAADYRAILERDDIQVVHLCTPHHLHAEMAEALLQAGKHVLCEKPLAHNLQAAERLLKTAQEAPAQLGIVFQNRYNAASQKIREVIDSGALGKLLGMKGIVTWNRGRDYYAGSPWRGRWETEGGGVLINQAIHTLDLLQWFGGAIASVQGSVTTDALADAIEVEDTAHAGIAFKNGAWAIFYATNAFVANSPVELELVFETGALHQRDNRLYLRQNGAETRLDEPASGQNASIVPGKAYWGGSHELLISDFYDHVREGRKFGIDGTEGIKTLRMISELYRSSQTRRSR
- a CDS encoding Rrf2 family transcriptional regulator, with the translated sequence MKQISTRFSIAVHTLSLIAVTPDCTGDFIAGSVNTNPVIIRRIMGMLKKAGLVEVRPGVGGAALLKEPDRITLLDVYRAVNVAEENQLFRIHENSNIACLVGRNIENVLQAELKDAQLAMEYRLAQTTLGQIIEKFQ
- a CDS encoding DinB family protein, with the translated sequence MHFHLNEAIEVLERTPQALEQFLSGLSEAWLRCNEGEGTWSVSEVIDHLIEGEKSNWLPRLKSILQDDNSTPFPPFDRDAHLKNKPETSIEHRLREFKELRTQHIVKIKELVDPASHLERTGLHPAFGEVKLRELLSTWVVHDLTHLAQIARVMANRYRADVGPWVEYLGILNR
- a CDS encoding SDR family oxidoreductase yields the protein MKILVTGATGKLGTKVVETLLKSVPASDLAVSVRNPEKAEGLKARGVEVRQGDFDRPETLEAAFKGVERLLLISADGDNETRIRQHQTAVTAAERAGVKFIAYTSIANAQASKNMLAPTHKATEEAILKTGIPYSFLRNNWYLENETSTIQAVLSGAPWVTSAGNGKVGWALQQEYAEAAAAVLTGDGHENTIYELSGKLLTQEELASALGAVLGKDVQVQQVDDAAYADIMKAAGVPDFVIPMLVGIQQGIREGTLEVESNDFEKVLGRPLKPIQEALGQLVKGIS
- a CDS encoding AtuA-related protein, yielding MKLREIAHSRTGDKGDISNISLIVYKEADYEAVKAQVTAEKVREFFGDIVQGNVVRYELPRLHALNFVMSKALGGGVTRSLAIDMHGKSLSSAFLELEIELD
- a CDS encoding helix-turn-helix domain-containing protein, whose translation is MENHNKPKELLAFGRVLRELRKENQMTQYQLSLYSRVDRSYISELENGEKAPSLLTIISLTRALHISLAVFFERFEDKMKL